The following coding sequences lie in one Flavobacterium cyclinae genomic window:
- a CDS encoding zinc-ribbon domain-containing protein, with the protein MDLLLGINNTKIKTHFLQDTLCYNCNTRGSFMIETRRYYFSIFFIPIIPLHIKRVAICAHCGTKTEYEYWSAEIKNKYHQINSIDPPKNPLWLYSGCLGVLAIVFIVLLTIIVGVFIGVKDEISSDNSDQIHPTETSIQMEENDTVLSAEDSVVYDFEKKIDTFKGVSNRLREEEVPKDSINSFFIK; encoded by the coding sequence ATGGATCTACTCTTAGGTATTAACAATACTAAAATTAAAACTCACTTTCTACAAGATACTCTTTGTTACAATTGTAATACCCGTGGATCTTTTATGATTGAAACAAGAAGGTATTATTTTTCAATTTTCTTTATTCCTATTATTCCTTTGCATATTAAGCGGGTGGCGATTTGTGCACATTGTGGTACAAAAACCGAATATGAATATTGGTCTGCAGAAATTAAAAACAAGTACCATCAAATTAATAGTATCGACCCACCTAAAAATCCTTTGTGGCTATATTCTGGTTGTTTAGGAGTTTTAGCGATTGTATTTATAGTCCTGCTTACGATAATAGTTGGCGTTTTTATTGGGGTTAAAGATGAAATTAGTTCTGATAATTCAGATCAAATTCATCCAACAGAAACTAGTATACAAATGGAAGAAAATGATACTGTTTTGAGTGCTGAAGACTCTGTTGTGTATGACTTTGAAAAAAAGATAGACACTTTTAAAGGTGTTTCAAATAGATTGAGAGAAGAAGAAGTTCCTAAAGATTCTATCAATTCCTTTTTTATTAAATAA